The sequence below is a genomic window from Acetobacter vaccinii.
AGCCTTGGGCTACGGGCTGGCCGTGGCAGGGGCCGGACGCTATGCCAGCCTGTATACCGATTACCTGCTTGTCACGATGTACTGGATTGCGCCGTGGATCGGCATTGTGCTGGCGGACTGGTATTGCGGCGATCGCAGGCTGCATCCCGCCCCTGCGGACTGGACACGGGGGGCTACGATTTTTGCCGTAACCTCCGTGCTGACCATTGCCCTATTTTCCACCAGCAGCCTGTATACCGGCCCCGTTGCCCGGTGGTTGGGCGGGGCCGATATTGGCTATTACATTGGCTTTTTTGGTGCGGCCCTGTGTTATGCGCTGGGCATGCCAAGGCGTGTGAGTTCATAAAGCCCCACCGCTGCCGCCACGGACACATTCAGGCTTTCCATCTCGCCTGGCATGTACAGGCCTGCGATTTCGTCACACCGCTCCCGCGTAAGGCGGCGCAGGCCACGCCCCTCGGCCCCCAGCACCAGTGCAACGCGCCGCCCCTCGAACGTGCGGCCGTTCAGCACCGAACCCCCGGCATCCAGCCCGACGGTCCAGCAGCCTGCTTTTTGCAATATTTCCAGCGCACGGGACAGGTTGACCTCCCGCACGATCGGCACGCTTTCCAGCGCGCCGGAGGCCGCCTTGGCCAGCACGGCTGTCTCTTCCGGCGCGTTCCGGTCCTGCACGACAAGACAGGCTGCACCAAAGGCCGCAGCCGAGCGCAGAATAGCCCCGACATTCCGCGGGTCTGTCACCTGGTCCAGCACCAGCACGGGGCCGGGGCGTTCCAGCGCATCTTCCAAGGCGGGAGAGACCAGTTGCCGCGCCAGCAGCGCCACGCCCTGGTGCACAGCATCTGGGCCCAGCATGTCGTCCAGCCTGCTGCGGGGCACGATTTCGGCCTCCACATGCAGTACGGCCCCAGCCTGCACGGCTTCCTGCACAGCCGGATGTTCGGCCTCGGTCACCCACAGGCGTTCACACTGGCGTTCCGGATTGGCCAGGGCCGCTGCAACGGCGTGGGTGCCAAACAGCCAGCAGCTTCCTGCCGGGGCCGAAGCCCCACTGTCGCGCCCGCCCGAACCCTGACCACTGGAGCGGGGGCGGCGGGCGGGGCGGCCATTACGGAGTGAACGCATGGGGGCGGGTTTCCTGACGTGCTGAATGAGTGATCCTGTCCCTCCCCTAGCGCAACACCCCGGCCTCCGCCTATCCCCCCGATGCTGCGTCCGTGCGCTGACATGCGGGCGGGAATGGACATTCAACGCACGCGGCTGTATCGGTCAGTTGCAAAGCACCACGCATGCAGCATGCACATTCATGGAGCGGTCATGACCTCTGCCCCGACCTCTTCCGAAGGCGCCATCACCCTCCACCGCGATGACCTGCCCGACGGCCTGACCTTTAACGGCTCCGTTGCCGTCGACACCGAGACCATGGGCCTGAACCCGCACCGCGACAGGCTGTGCCTTGTCCAGCTTTCCGCCGGGGATGGCACGGCCCATCTGGTCCAGCTCAGGCCCGTCAGCCTGGGTGGGCGGGGGTATGACTGCCCCAACCTCAAGAGCGTTCTGGCAGACCCCGGCCTGACCAAAATCATGCACTTCGCGCGCTTTGATGTCGCCATTTTGCAACATGCGCTGGGCATTACGGTGCAGCCCGTGGTATGCACCAAAATAGCGGCACGCCTTGTACGCACTTTTACCGACCGCCACGGTCTGGCGGCCCTGTGCCGCGACTTGCTGGGGGTGGAACTGAGCAAGCAGCAACAGACATCGGACTGGGGGGCAGAAAACCTCAAGCCTGAGCAACTGGCCTATGCGGCCTCAGACGTCCTGTACCTGCATGCGCTCTGGGCAAAAATGGATAGCCTGCTGGAACGCGAAGACCGGCGCGCTCTGGCACAGGCCTGTTTTGACTTTCTGCCCGCCCGCGCACGTCTGGACCTGATGGGATACGAGGACCCGGATATTTTTGCCCACAGGGCCTGAACCGCCCGTACCGACTGGCTGCGGTCCTCATGCGCCAGCCATAGTTCCTTCCCGCATCGGAATTTTCCAGCCATGACCATGCCCCAGGCTTCCAGCACAATGCACCGCGCGCAGAACACCGGCATCTGGTCCGATGGCCACACGGCTGTCCGCACCATCCGCATCGAACGTGCGGGTCTGGATGCCCTGGCCACAGCGTTTGAGGACATGAACGGCCTTGGCGGCGCGTTCCACCGGGCGCTGGATATTCTGATCACCCTTCCTGGCCGCATCGTTGTCACTGGTATTGGCAAATCGGGGCATATTGCGCGCAAGGTGCAGGCAACTCTGGCGTCAACCGGCACGCCAAGCCTGTTCGTGCACCCGGCCGAGGCCTCCCACGGGGACCTGGGTATGATCCAGAAGGACGATGCCATTCTGGCCTTTTCCAACTCTGGTGAGACCACAGAACTGGGCGATATTGCCACGCATGCCTGTAGCAGCGGTATGCCCCTGCTGGCAGTAACAAGCCATGCGGACTCCACCCTGGCCTGTGCTGCCACCGTCGCGCTGACCCTGCCCGCCATGCCCGAGGCCTGCCCCATGGGGCTGGCCCCCACCACCAGCACCCTGATGCAGCTTGCCTTTGGTGATGCTCTGGCCGTTACCCTGCTGCGCCTGCGTGGCTTTACCGCCACCGATTTTGGCGCGTTCCACCCCGGTGGGCACCTTGGCGCGCGCCTGCGCACGGTGCGCCAGCTTATGCGCACAGGCGCAGCCCTGCCCCTGGCCCACCCGACAACCCCCATGCGCGATGTCATTGTGGAAATGACCCAGAAAGCCCTGGGCTGCGTTGGCATTGTTGACGACAATGGTGAACTGGCAGGCCTGATTACAGACGGCGACCTGCGCCGCGCTCTGGACCACGACCTGACAACCACGCTGGCGAAAGATGTCATGAACCTTTCCCCGCTGACCACCAGGCCCGACCTTTTTGCCTCTGAAGCCCTGCGTGTCATGAACGAGCGCTCAAGGCCCATTACATCCCTGTTCGTGCTCAACTCCCAGCAGCAGCCCATTGGGGTTGTTCATGTGCACGACCTGATCCGAGCCGGAGTCGGATGAACACCCCACCAGACAACCACCCCCAGCGCGACGATTTTTCCCGCCCGGAAGAAACAACCCGGCTGCGCCGCGCCATTCTGGCCACGGCCACCGCACGCCGCGCACCGCCCGACGCCAGCCATCTGGCCCGTCGCAGCGCCCTGCTGCGACGGGCCAAATGGATCCTGCCTGCCCTGGCCTTGGCCCTGCTGGCCAGCATTGCCATCTGGCCGGAAATGGACAGGCTGATCAACGCCAACAAGACCACCCTGAAGGAACTGGCGAAGGTCAAGATCGAAAGCGGCAATCTGGTCGGCGTGACCTACCGAGGCGTGGATGAACACAACCGCCCCTTCATGATTACCGCCGACAATGTCCGCCAGGGGCACGACAGCAAGCTGAACCTGACCAACCCGCAGGCGGATATTCTGACCAGTGGCGGCACTTGGCTGCTGGCCCATGCCCAGCATGGCATTTACATGCAGCACGCCCAGATCCTTGATCTGACAGGGGATGTCACCCTCTACCGTAACGACGGGTTGATGATGCTCAGCCCCGTGGCGGATATTGACATCCGCCGCGGCATTATTGTCTCCAACACATGGGTACGGGCAGAAGGGCCGTTTGGCACGCTGGACGCCAGCGGCTACCTGCTGTCCCAGCATGACGGCATTGCCCAGTTCCGTGGCCCGGGCAGGCTTATCCTCAACGACGATCGCAACAGCCAGCACGCCCAGAACGAAAAGGCCCCCTGATCATGCATGACTGCTTCCGGCTTTCACGGCTGACACGCACAGGTGCCGTGCTGGGTCTTCTGGCCAGCCTGCCCACAGCAGCCGCTCAGGCTCAGGCCATCGACCTCTCCCACGGTGGGCAGATTGCCATTACTGCTGCCGGTGGGTTTGACTGGGACCAGAACCAGAAAAAGGTCACCGCCTACGATCAGGCCAAGGCTGTACGGGGTGATGTGACCGTCACCGCTGACAAGCTGATTGCCTATTACCGCAAAAAACCCACCGGTACGCCCCAACCGCAGGCGGAAACAGCCCCCCCGGCCAGCCCCGCCAAAACCGCGACTGAGGAAGGGCAGGATTCCGGCGCGAACGAAATCTACCGACTGGAAGCCGTGGGGCATGTCCATATTTTCACCCCCACCGATCAGGCTTGGGGGGAAAAAGCCGTTTACGACATGGACAACGCCGTGCTGGTCATGACCGGCGGCAACCTGCGCCTGGCCACACCGCAGGATGTGCTGACCGCACGGGACTCCATGGAGTATTATACCCAAAAACACATGTCCATCGGCCGGGGCAACGCCACTGTCACCACCAATGACCACCGCCAGATCCGGGCGGATGTGCTGGTGGGTTACAGCGGCCCGGCTGGCGATTCTGCTGCCAAAAAGCAGAAGGACACAGGTGGCAACCCGCTTGGGGCTGCATCGGGCAAGCTGGAAAAGGTCAACGCCTTTGGCCATGTCTGGGTGCGTACACAGACCGAGATCGTTACCGGCGACCGGGGCGTATATGTGCCTGACAGCGGTATCGCCCGGATTGTCGGCAACGTGCACATCACCCGTGGGCCCAACCAGATTCAGGGGGCGGCTGCCGTTATCAACCTGAAGACCGGCATCGCCACCATGACGGAACACCCCGGCGGTCGTGTCAGCGGTGTTGTCCTGCCCAACAATAATGACACATCGGACAGGAAATAGGCATGACCGGCACAAGCCCGATAGGGGAGGATCGTGTCCTGGACGACAC
It includes:
- the rlmB gene encoding 23S rRNA (guanosine(2251)-2'-O)-methyltransferase RlmB, encoding MRSLRNGRPARRPRSSGQGSGGRDSGASAPAGSCWLFGTHAVAAALANPERQCERLWVTEAEHPAVQEAVQAGAVLHVEAEIVPRSRLDDMLGPDAVHQGVALLARQLVSPALEDALERPGPVLVLDQVTDPRNVGAILRSAAAFGAACLVVQDRNAPEETAVLAKAASGALESVPIVREVNLSRALEILQKAGCWTVGLDAGGSVLNGRTFEGRRVALVLGAEGRGLRRLTRERCDEIAGLYMPGEMESLNVSVAAAVGLYELTRLGMPSA
- a CDS encoding ribonuclease D — encoded protein: MTSAPTSSEGAITLHRDDLPDGLTFNGSVAVDTETMGLNPHRDRLCLVQLSAGDGTAHLVQLRPVSLGGRGYDCPNLKSVLADPGLTKIMHFARFDVAILQHALGITVQPVVCTKIAARLVRTFTDRHGLAALCRDLLGVELSKQQQTSDWGAENLKPEQLAYAASDVLYLHALWAKMDSLLEREDRRALAQACFDFLPARARLDLMGYEDPDIFAHRA
- a CDS encoding KpsF/GutQ family sugar-phosphate isomerase; its protein translation is MHRAQNTGIWSDGHTAVRTIRIERAGLDALATAFEDMNGLGGAFHRALDILITLPGRIVVTGIGKSGHIARKVQATLASTGTPSLFVHPAEASHGDLGMIQKDDAILAFSNSGETTELGDIATHACSSGMPLLAVTSHADSTLACAATVALTLPAMPEACPMGLAPTTSTLMQLAFGDALAVTLLRLRGFTATDFGAFHPGGHLGARLRTVRQLMRTGAALPLAHPTTPMRDVIVEMTQKALGCVGIVDDNGELAGLITDGDLRRALDHDLTTTLAKDVMNLSPLTTRPDLFASEALRVMNERSRPITSLFVLNSQQQPIGVVHVHDLIRAGVG
- the lptC gene encoding LPS export ABC transporter periplasmic protein LptC, translating into MNTPPDNHPQRDDFSRPEETTRLRRAILATATARRAPPDASHLARRSALLRRAKWILPALALALLASIAIWPEMDRLINANKTTLKELAKVKIESGNLVGVTYRGVDEHNRPFMITADNVRQGHDSKLNLTNPQADILTSGGTWLLAHAQHGIYMQHAQILDLTGDVTLYRNDGLMMLSPVADIDIRRGIIVSNTWVRAEGPFGTLDASGYLLSQHDGIAQFRGPGRLILNDDRNSQHAQNEKAP
- a CDS encoding LptA/OstA family protein, with the translated sequence MHDCFRLSRLTRTGAVLGLLASLPTAAAQAQAIDLSHGGQIAITAAGGFDWDQNQKKVTAYDQAKAVRGDVTVTADKLIAYYRKKPTGTPQPQAETAPPASPAKTATEEGQDSGANEIYRLEAVGHVHIFTPTDQAWGEKAVYDMDNAVLVMTGGNLRLATPQDVLTARDSMEYYTQKHMSIGRGNATVTTNDHRQIRADVLVGYSGPAGDSAAKKQKDTGGNPLGAASGKLEKVNAFGHVWVRTQTEIVTGDRGVYVPDSGIARIVGNVHITRGPNQIQGAAAVINLKTGIATMTEHPGGRVSGVVLPNNNDTSDRK